One Mycolicibacterium rufum genomic window, GTGCCGCGACAGCGCCCAGAAGCCGAGCTCCGGATTGCGATAGAGCGGGGCCTCGTCGCGCAGCCGCCGATAGTACGGATAGGGGTCCTCGTGGAAGTCGTAATCGTAAGGATCCAGCAGGATCTCGCTGACGGTCATTTCTCGTCTCCGACGATGAGGCCGACCACGTAGCTCAGTCGATCGGCGATCTGGTGGTAGGTGAACGCGCCGCTGCCCGCGTTGACCAACGCGCCGAAGAACGTCATCTCCAGTGCGGCCAGGGTGCGGGGGTCGGCATCGGGGCCCACGGCCGAGCGGATGCGCCGGTGGATCTCGCCGCCGATGCGGTCGCGCACGGTGCGCACCGAGGGATCGTTGCCCGAGAGCAGCGCGGTCGTGCACGCGGCAGCCACCTCCGGTTCGTCGGCCACCGTCAGCGCCATGCTGCGCAGTGTCTTCTCGACCCGGCTCGCGGTGCTGTCGTTGACATCGGTGAAGTACTCCACCTGCTGCACGAGATTCAGGTAGATCTCCGCGATCAGGTGGTTCTTCGACGAGAAGTAGGTGTAGGCGGTGGCCGGCGCCACCTTCGCCCGTGCCGCCACCGCGCGCACGGTCAGCTCCGCGTACGACGATTCGCGCAGCATTTCCAGACCGGCGTCGAGCACCCTGCGGAACGTCTCTTCCTGCCGCCGGTTGCGACGCGCTGACCGGTCGGCCTCGGTGAGCGCGGCAACGGCATCACTGGACACTTGTCCAAGTTATCCGACACGGTGCTCGGCAGGCAAGCTTCTGTGCAAAAGCCCTGTCAGAAACGTTGATCGAGTGATCGGAGGAGGCACCCTTGCCTGGCGAGTACGACGCGGGCTATGGTGCGACAGACAGATATCGGACAACTGTCCAGGGACGCAGACAGGGAGGTCGGATGGGAATCCTGGCCGATCGCGAGAGCAGACTGCTCATCGACGGAAAGCTCGTCGCGGGAAGCGCGGGAACCTTTCCCACGGTCAACCCGGCCACCGAGGAGACGCTCGGCGTGGCCGCCGATGCGAGCGCCGAGGACATGTCCGCCGCGATCGGCGCAGCCCGGCGCGCCTTCGACGAGACCAGCTGGTCGACCGACACCGCGCTGCGGGTGCGGTGCATCCGCCAGCTGCAGCAGGCGATGCGCGACCACGTGCAGGACCTGCGCGACCTGACGATCGCGGAGGTGGGCGCCCCCCGGATGCTGACCGCCGCCGCGCAACTCGAGGGACCGGTCGAGGATCTGAGCTTCTGCGCCGACACCGCCGAGTCCTACGCGTGGTCGGAGGACCTGGGCGTCGCCGCACCGATGGGTATCAAGACCCGGCGGACCGTGGCCCGGGAGGCGATCGGTGTCGTCGGCGCGATCACACCGTGGAACTTCCCGCACCAGATCAACCTCGCGAAGATCGGGCCGGCGCTCGCCGCGGGAAACACGTTGGTGCTCAAGCCCGCTCCCGACACGCCCTGGGCCGCGGCGGTGCTCGGCGAGTTGATCACCGAGCACACCGACTTCCCGGCGGGTGTGGTCAACATCGTCACCTCCAGCGACCACGGCGTCGGCGCCTTGCTGTCGCAGGACCCCCGGGTGGACATGG contains:
- a CDS encoding TetR/AcrR family transcriptional regulator, which encodes MSSDAVAALTEADRSARRNRRQEETFRRVLDAGLEMLRESSYAELTVRAVAARAKVAPATAYTYFSSKNHLIAEIYLNLVQQVEYFTDVNDSTASRVEKTLRSMALTVADEPEVAAACTTALLSGNDPSVRTVRDRIGGEIHRRIRSAVGPDADPRTLAALEMTFFGALVNAGSGAFTYHQIADRLSYVVGLIVGDEK